In Sphingomonas sp. PAMC26645, one DNA window encodes the following:
- the groES gene encoding co-chaperone GroES, with the protein MNFRPLHDRVLVKRLEAEEKTAGGIIIPDTAKEKPQEGEVVAIGTGTRAENGTITPLDVKTGDKILFGKWSGTEVKVDGEDLLIMKESDILGIVG; encoded by the coding sequence ATGAACTTTCGTCCATTGCATGATCGCGTGCTGGTGAAGCGCCTCGAAGCCGAAGAGAAGACGGCTGGCGGCATCATCATCCCCGACACCGCCAAGGAAAAGCCGCAGGAAGGCGAAGTCGTCGCCATCGGCACCGGCACCCGCGCCGAGAACGGCACGATCACCCCGCTGGACGTCAAGACCGGCGACAAGATCCTGTTCGGCAAATGGTCGGGCACCGAGGTCAAGGTCGACGGCGAAGACCTGCTGATCATGAAGGAATCGGACATTCTCGGCATCGTCGGTTGA